A stretch of DNA from Paenibacillus sp. FSL W8-0186:
GCGGTGCAAATCCCCAAAGGTCACCAAATTATCCGGATTCGCTACAACGATACCGGACATCCGTAATCCAAGAAAAGCTATAAACAAGCCAATCCCTGCCGTAATCCCGAATTTGAGCGAATCGGGAATGGCGCGGATCAGCGCTTCCCGCAGCGGCGTCAGACTGAGCAGCAGAAACAGAATCCCGGCGATAAATACCGTACCAAGCACCGTCTGATACGTTAGCCCAGTAGAAGCCACTACGCTTGTAAAATAAGCATTAAGACCCATACCCGGTGCAATCGCAATCGGGTGTTTGGCGAACAGCGCCATAAAGAGAGTACCGACGACCGCGGAAATGACGGTAGCCATGAAGACTTGCTTGAACGGAATCCCTGCCGCAGAGAGAATCGCCGGGTTGACGACCAGGATATACGCCATAGCCAGAAATGTCGTAATGCCGGCCAGCACCTCGGTCTTGACGTTCGTTCCGTGCTGCTCCAGCTTAAAATATTTATTTAGAGCCTTGTTCATATCAATCATAGTTCTCCCTTCTGTCAAAAGGCGTTATGTATTAGTATTAACCATTTTGAACCTCCCTTATTTTCCAGTGATCGCGCTTGTTAGTCAAGCCTGATTCTCACGTTATCCAAAGGTTTGTTCTCAAATTCACAAATAATATAGTATAATCTCATTAACTAGATTTAATAGGCCGTTCGAACTATAGACACGAACGAACCCGATTATCACTGAACAGACATACGAAGTTAAGTTAAAAGGAGCCAACTATGATGACTAGTAACGGTAAGCAGCAGAAATTCGCCCTAATCACGGGGGGCAGCCGAGGCATCGGCAAAGCGATTACGCTGGAGTTCGCCAAATCCGGCATTCATGTCATGATCAATTATTATGGCGATGATAAGGAAGCGGCCGATGTAAAGCGGCAGGCTGAATCCTATGGCGTGCGGGCAGAGGTGTTCCATGCGGATGTTAGCGACTCGGCCCAGGTCAAGGAGATGTTCGCGGCGGTTGACGAACATTTCGGAAGGCTCGATATTCTGGTGAACAACGCAGGCATTGCCCAGGCGGTAAAAGTAACCGAGATGACCGATGAACAGTGGGATCGCATGCTCAAAATCCATCTATACGGCGCCTTCTATACTTCCCGCGAAGCAGCGTCCCGCATGCTGGCCCAGAAGGCCGGAAAAATCATTAACGTCACTTCCGACCTGGCCAGCCAAGGAAGTGCGGAGCTAGCGCATTACTCGGCCGCGAAGGGCGGCGTCACTTCACTGACGAAATCGCTGGCAAAAGAGCTTGCTCCTTTTGTGCTCGTGAATGCCGTGGCGCCGGGCGGTACCTTCTCCGATGTCCGTTCATCGCTCGAGGAAGGAACACACAGCGGGGATTCCCGTCATCTGCTGGGCCGGTTGGCGTTCCCTCAGGAGATTGCGAGATCGGTGATGTTTCTCGCTTCGGACG
This window harbors:
- a CDS encoding SDR family oxidoreductase, translated to MMTSNGKQQKFALITGGSRGIGKAITLEFAKSGIHVMINYYGDDKEAADVKRQAESYGVRAEVFHADVSDSAQVKEMFAAVDEHFGRLDILVNNAGIAQAVKVTEMTDEQWDRMLKIHLYGAFYTSREAASRMLAQKAGKIINVTSDLASQGSAELAHYSAAKGGVTSLTKSLAKELAPFVLVNAVAPGGTFSDVRSSLEEGTHSGDSRHLLGRLAFPQEIARSVMFLASDDANIYTGQVLGANGGSVMNG